From Nonlabens sp. Ci31, the proteins below share one genomic window:
- the ccoN gene encoding cytochrome-c oxidase, cbb3-type subunit I, which yields MDRQKFYYDNKIVSKFIIATMFWGIIGMSVGLLLAYSFLFPNMTDGISWLSFGRLRPLHTNAVIFAFVGNAIFAGVYYSTQRLLKARMWKDWLSKLNFWGWQAIIVGAAITLPLGYTTSKEYAELEWPFDIAIAVIWVAFGANLIGTMIKRRQRHLYVAIWFYLATFVTVAVLHIVNSIEIPVSALKSYSAYAGVQDALVQWWYGHNAVAFFLTTPFLGLMYYFVPKAANRPIYSYRLSIVHFWSLIFIYIWAGPHHLLYSALPDWAQNLGVAFSIMLLMPSWGGMINGLLTLRGAWDKVRTDPVLKFMVVAITGYGMATFEGPMLSLKNVNAIAHFSDWIIAHVHVGALAWNGFLAFGMIYWLVPRLFKTTLWSTKLANVHFWIGTLGIILYALPMYVAGFVQASMWKQFNPDGTLTYGNFLETLTEIMPMYWMRAIGGTLYIISASIGVYNMIRTARSGSAVTDELAEAAALPKVTRKRTSKEGYHTWLERRPVKLTIFATIAILIGGIVQIVPSLMVDDYIPIISSVKPYTPLELEGRDIYIREGCVGCHSQMIRPFRSEVERYGEYSKAGEYVYDHPFLWGSKRTGPDLMRIGGKYSDNWHLNHFYDPQSTSSGSIMPSYKWLIKNELDKDLTEAKMEAMLTLGVPYTQEEIDRAQEWMTEQGTQIEENLYNDPDFAKTYEADKQYAKDNNLPFVEMRDREIVAIISYLQRLGTDIKVTRPDGTALNLND from the coding sequence ATGGACAGACAAAAGTTTTACTACGATAACAAGATCGTTAGCAAATTCATCATCGCAACCATGTTTTGGGGTATTATAGGGATGAGTGTAGGCCTCTTGCTTGCGTATTCTTTTTTATTCCCCAACATGACCGATGGCATATCTTGGTTGAGTTTTGGCCGTTTAAGACCATTACATACTAATGCTGTCATATTTGCATTTGTAGGAAATGCGATTTTTGCTGGTGTTTACTACTCTACCCAGCGTTTGTTAAAAGCACGTATGTGGAAAGACTGGCTGAGTAAACTTAACTTTTGGGGCTGGCAAGCGATTATTGTAGGTGCAGCTATCACCCTTCCTTTAGGATATACCACTTCTAAAGAATATGCAGAGCTGGAATGGCCATTTGATATTGCTATTGCTGTCATTTGGGTTGCATTTGGAGCCAACTTAATTGGCACCATGATCAAGAGAAGACAGCGACATTTATATGTAGCGATATGGTTCTACTTAGCAACATTTGTGACCGTTGCCGTTCTTCATATTGTCAACAGTATCGAGATACCTGTCAGCGCTTTAAAAAGTTACTCTGCTTATGCGGGTGTTCAAGATGCTTTGGTACAATGGTGGTACGGTCACAATGCGGTAGCCTTTTTCCTTACGACTCCATTCTTAGGTTTGATGTATTACTTTGTCCCTAAAGCGGCCAATAGACCTATTTATTCGTATCGGCTTTCCATTGTTCACTTCTGGTCCTTGATATTTATTTATATCTGGGCAGGACCTCACCATTTACTTTACTCTGCGCTTCCTGACTGGGCTCAAAATTTAGGTGTTGCATTTTCTATCATGTTACTCATGCCGTCATGGGGCGGAATGATAAATGGACTGCTAACACTACGTGGTGCCTGGGATAAAGTACGTACAGATCCTGTTTTAAAATTTATGGTAGTAGCGATTACCGGTTATGGTATGGCGACTTTTGAAGGCCCCATGCTCTCTCTAAAAAACGTGAATGCGATTGCTCACTTTAGTGATTGGATTATTGCACACGTACACGTAGGTGCGCTAGCATGGAACGGTTTCCTAGCTTTTGGTATGATCTACTGGTTGGTCCCTAGACTCTTTAAAACAACATTATGGTCTACAAAACTGGCAAATGTTCATTTTTGGATAGGAACTTTAGGAATCATTCTATATGCCTTACCTATGTATGTCGCTGGCTTTGTACAAGCCTCTATGTGGAAACAATTTAATCCAGATGGAACATTGACCTATGGTAACTTTTTAGAAACACTTACCGAAATCATGCCTATGTACTGGATGCGAGCTATAGGTGGTACCCTGTACATAATAAGTGCTTCCATAGGGGTCTACAACATGATCAGGACCGCTAGATCTGGTAGTGCTGTTACTGATGAGCTTGCAGAAGCGGCTGCTCTTCCTAAAGTAACTAGAAAACGTACTTCAAAGGAAGGCTACCACACTTGGCTAGAAAGAAGACCTGTGAAGCTGACTATTTTTGCAACTATTGCCATACTTATAGGTGGAATAGTGCAAATTGTCCCATCACTTATGGTAGATGATTACATCCCTATCATTTCTAGCGTAAAACCTTATACACCACTAGAATTAGAAGGAAGAGATATTTATATACGTGAAGGCTGTGTGGGATGTCACTCTCAAATGATACGTCCTTTTAGAAGTGAAGTAGAACGCTATGGAGAATATTCTAAAGCAGGAGAATACGTGTACGACCATCCCTTCTTATGGGGAAGCAAACGCACCGGTCCAGATTTGATGCGTATAGGAGGCAAATACAGTGACAACTGGCACTTAAATCACTTTTATGACCCGCAAAGTACGTCTTCAGGTTCTATAATGCCTTCTTATAAATGGCTGATTAAAAATGAACTGGATAAAGATCTAACAGAAGCTAAAATGGAAGCCATGCTTACGCTAGGTGTTCCATATACCCAAGAAGAAATAGACAGAGCACAAGAATGGATGACTGAACAAGGAACTCAAATTGAGGAAAACCTGTACAATGATCCAGACTTTGCAAAAACTTATGAGGCAGATAAGCAATATGCAAAAGACAACAACTTGCCATTTGTAGAAATGCGCGATAGAGAAATTGTAGCTATCATTTCCTACCTACAAAGATTAGGGACAGATATTAAAGTAACCCGTCCTGATGGAACTGCCCTCAACTTAAACGACTAA
- the ccoS gene encoding cbb3-type cytochrome oxidase assembly protein CcoS, translating to MNIIYMLLAISVVVALAFFAAFIFSVKSGQYDDVYTPSVRMLFDDELVKEKAAKAAKREEKPIIISDQPK from the coding sequence ATGAATATAATATATATGCTTTTAGCGATTAGTGTTGTTGTAGCACTTGCCTTTTTTGCAGCTTTTATTTTTTCTGTAAAATCTGGACAGTACGATGACGTCTACACCCCTTCAGTAAGAATGTTATTTGATGATGAACTGGTAAAAGAAAAAGCTGCTAAAGCTGCTAAAAGAGAAGAAAAACCAATCATAATAAGCGACCAACCTAAGTAA